The DNA region ACGTGACTGTTGTAGTTGGAGCTTCAATACTTGCATGACTATGCGGGGATAAGCTCAAGTGTTGGTTTGACTGCCAACCCTGTTGTGAATCTTTCTGCCGTTCTTGGGAATAATAATCTCGCCTTGGGTACTGATGTGTCTTTCGACACCAAGGAAGGAGCGCTGACCAAATGCAACTTTGGCGCAAGCTTCATAAACTCTGATCTTATTGCTGCCTTGTCAGTGTAAGTGGTCTCTATTGCTGTAGGTTGCTGGTTGTCTCCTTGATTTATGAAGGCTATTCTGATACGATCGTGGGGTCTTGCATGTATACTGTTCATAAACTCTACACTGTATGCTTGTGAACGTTTGTTCGTGTTTGCTCTAGGAATGACAAGGGTGATACCTTGAGTGCGTCATACTACCATATAGTGAGCCCATTGTCCAACACTGCTGTTGGCGCAGAGGTGACACACAGCTTCTCAAGCAGCGTGAACACCATCTCAGTTGGCACTCAGCATCAGTTGGACCCATTGACCACTGTGAAAGCACGATTGAACAATGGTGGAAAGGCATATGCTTTGATTCAACACGAATGGCGTCCAAAGTCGCTCGTCACCATCTCAACTGAAGTCGACACCAAGTCTATTGACAAGAGTGCGAAATTTGGGCTGGCCTTGGCCCTCAAGCCATGAGCTTTGAACATTGGTGCAGTTTCGAAATAATTAGGTGGTTCCCTTCCTTATTCCCAATTACCAGTTGCTAAAACTGTTATCATTCCCCTGTCATCTTTGAGCCTGAATTTTGCGGCAGCCAGATTTCTCTCTTTTACTCTTGGAAGATATTATTCTATGTTTTGTGGTTTGGAAGCTTCCAGAATTCTCGGAAGAgtttcatcaaaaaaactacTTCTTCAGATGACAAGCTACATTGCAATAAATTGAATTTCACTGGGATATTTTGTCCTAAACATCTTCTCCAGCCATTCTAGCTTTACAAAAATGTGAATGTTTTATACTCTCTTGGTATATATGGCAAATCAGTGTTGAAGGGAAACATAATATTGACATCGTCGAGGAATTGCTGAAAATATTTCAATGGTTCTTGGATTGAAACCTCTAAAGTATTATTATGAGTGAAGTTCGGTATATTATTATGAGTGACAGTATATGAAACTATGAAAGTATATTATCTGTTCTCATAGGTGATTATGCACATAATGTACTGCATTGATTAATTTAAAACGTGGTATACTGAGGTCTTGGATGTCCATGCCTAATTTTTGGGTGGAATGTATACTGAGGTTTTGTGGTGTTTGAGTAAAAATTCCGTGGTCCATCCCCAGGACTTGGATCCCTTGTTCCCTTATTGGATCCCTTATTGTGGCAAAATGCACTGCAGCCCTGCTATGCACATTATCACCCTCACCACAACAGGCGATCCAAATCTCAATCCACACCAAACTGGCATAATGACGGTGTACTTCACCAATAAATCATTgacaaatagaaataaaaaggaCCGATATGctacataattaaacacctaTTCACTAAACTAATGGTTAAATTAAGCCATCCGTTAATTACTTTATGGAACGTGggcaaaaatattaaatatgatGATCACAATTTACGTTCCATATACTACAGTGTATATGTAATTGGCCTTataatatagtaatattttatacaTAAAAAAGTAATCATATACATTACTTTTCATGTTAAGAAAAAATACTGTACGTCCTATTACAACTCTCTCTTGGATAATACTACAATTTTGGAATTTTATGGGTATTatcttttttcttgttttattgtacatatatgtatacaattttatataaatagaaattaTGGCTATAACTTATATTTTGTTAGCATATTAAGTTATAGTTTTCAATATGTTTTTAAAAGAATGTAAAAAggtcaaaaaataaataaataaaacaagaaaataaaaatattaaaaataaaatattcttatATTATTTGAAATAGAATAGCTTGAAGATGACCAAAAAGTATAATCCTAGCAAACTTACTCGGTAGCTAGTACATAACAAATTTCTCACTTTCataaacaaaaagaaacaaTTACTAGTTCAAAATTAAAGCTATCACAAAAATCTCTCGAAAATTATTTCTTCATATTATAGCAAACAAAAAGAAACATTTACTAGTTCAAAATTAAAGCTATCACAAAAATCTCTCGAAAATTATTTCTTCATATTCGAGCAACCAATTCAAAATAAGTTTCTCCAATTCAAATTACTTTATGAGAGAGAtatgttttatatatatatatatatatatatatagggagatgatcaaaataagtatgtgtttaaatccagaaatgcagaccaaatcttggccctaggattagatgatctaatggtcaataattaaccaaaaacacggaaggtcataattaagcaattttaggtcatattataatatttgggtttaatgtcatgctaagatcgttttaggtcatgctttgttagcatgacctaaaaattacctaattatgacctaaaagtgacctaattatgatattgttctgcgtttctgtatttaaatctagttttgcatagatcaaaaccctatatatatatatatatatatatatatatatatatatatatagggtagtgatcaagatataactaatcttaagtgtataactagagaacaaatctcagccacacatcttaatggaacaaatattatttattttaattatataaaataggtcaagggtatttttggaaattacattatgagATTTAAATCAATTAAGCGGTTTCCTTTCCttctccttccaaatctgcgacGCGAGGGAGGTGAGGaacacggcggcggcggcacgGTTTCCTTTCCTTCTCGGCGAGGGGGGTGAGGAACACGGCGGCAGTGAGTTCTCGATTCTGAAGAATGAATTCGGTGACCTACCAATTAGTGAAGCATGTTAGATGCTATGATTGTTGGATAATTCCCGATTTTCTTATATTTATCTGCCTCTATCGGTGAAAAAGAACGGTTTCAAGGCCAATCATTTAGGAATTTTCAGTCTCTGGTATCATAGAATTTTCGATTTTCTAACACGTAATTAGGATTAtttcctttcattttttttgtaatattgCTTGTATATATtctcaacaaaattattatGATTACTGTTCTGTCCTTTTTTTGCAGTTAAAGTGTTTGTAATGTGAAATTGTCCAATTGCAGCATTAGTTGTGAtgaatattttcaaattaactTACAGTGTTAATTTTGTTTGACATGTAATGATAATGTGTTTATTTATTCtcaattttacttcactctcgtttacaaaatacatcattcttattatgattttacttcactcttgtttacaaaacacatcactcttactctgattttacttcactcttgtttacaaaacacatcactcttaaagTGATTTaccttcactcttgtttacaaaacacatcactcttactgtgattttacttcactcttattcacaaaacatatcactcttattatgattttacttcacttttgtttaccaaacacatcactcttagcatgattttactttactcttgtttacaaaacacatcactcttattatgattttacttcacacgcatcactcttagcatgatt from Salvia splendens isolate huo1 chromosome 9, SspV2, whole genome shotgun sequence includes:
- the LOC121747340 gene encoding mitochondrial outer membrane protein porin of 34 kDa-like, whose product is MGKGPGLYSDIGKRARDLLYRDYNSDQKFTITTYSPTGVTLTSTGTKKGELFLADVNTQLKNKNITTDIKVDTGSNLFTTVTIDEPAPGLKAILSFRVPDQRSGKLELQYLHDYAGISSSVGLTANPVVNLSAVLGNNNLALGTDVSFDTKEGALTKCNFGASFINSDLIAALSVNDKGDTLSASYYHIVSPLSNTAVGAEVTHSFSSSVNTISVGTQHQLDPLTTVKARLNNGGKAYALIQHEWRPKSLVTISTEVDTKSIDKSAKFGLALALKP